In the genome of Streptomyces sp. V2I9, one region contains:
- a CDS encoding SRPBCC domain-containing protein — protein MEHEVFVPVPAPTLLRTLEDPVRVARCVPGFQQDADASASPLAGRLKLRAGGHTITYRGELRLTGPEDGVVPDGRRFSVTGKGVEARGDGAVELILTVALTETDGGTTLAYSGTADGDGRLVELEEGAALAAAHRLLDRFTQQLVTESLAARGEDAGSGDGAAPGSGGGVEADAGSGDGAEAVEAGDGDASGAPGPGSGSGSDAAPSVYDSPVPPPSLDPVAGLEFTVPEEPPAEAAHARRTMIGRSAEEVDHAPPRGRYAPVPSPESGGASTALRWVAPAAALALASAVVLGRALRRRR, from the coding sequence ATGGAGCATGAGGTGTTCGTTCCGGTTCCCGCCCCGACCCTGCTGCGCACGCTGGAGGACCCCGTCCGGGTCGCCCGCTGCGTACCCGGCTTCCAGCAGGACGCCGACGCGTCGGCGTCGCCCCTGGCGGGCCGGCTGAAACTGCGGGCCGGTGGCCACACCATCACGTACCGGGGCGAGCTGCGGCTCACCGGTCCGGAGGACGGAGTCGTCCCGGACGGGCGGCGCTTCTCGGTGACCGGGAAGGGCGTGGAGGCTCGGGGCGACGGCGCGGTCGAGCTGATCCTGACCGTCGCGCTCACCGAGACGGACGGCGGGACCACGCTCGCCTACAGCGGTACGGCCGACGGGGACGGGCGACTGGTCGAGCTGGAGGAGGGCGCTGCCCTCGCGGCCGCCCACCGCCTCCTGGACCGCTTCACCCAGCAACTCGTCACGGAGTCGCTGGCGGCGCGGGGGGAGGACGCGGGCTCCGGTGACGGTGCTGCTCCCGGCTCCGGTGGCGGCGTGGAAGCCGATGCCGGCTCCGGTGACGGCGCGGAGGCTGTGGAGGCCGGTGACGGTGACGCTTCCGGTGCTCCCGGCCCCGGCTCGGGCTCCGGCTCCGATGCCGCCCCGTCCGTCTACGACTCCCCGGTGCCGCCGCCCTCGCTCGACCCCGTCGCCGGGCTGGAGTTCACCGTTCCGGAGGAACCGCCCGCCGAGGCCGCGCACGCCCGGCGCACCATGATCGGGCGCAGTGCCGAGGAGGTCGATCACGCGCCCCCGCGCGGCCGCTACGCCCCCGTGCCGTCCCCGGAGTCGGGCGGTGCGAGCACCGCCCTGCGGTGGGTCGCCCCCGCCGCCGCCCTCGCGCTCGCCTCCGCCGTGGTGCTCGGCCGGGCGCTGCGACGCCGGAGGTAG
- a CDS encoding aldose 1-epimerase, with protein MSRSEENVRLTVGEAELTIDPLHGCRISSLRIGSTELLRQGERYGCFPMVPWCGRTGYGQFRNGDVLHELPLNSPPHAIHGTGRDTSWRPAYTAAGLAEGRAAFSYDLADPWPYEGRVTQTFELTGDSLTLGLAVETYGDSFPAQAGWHPWFHRNLGGQDAQLSFEPGWQEERGADHLPTGKRIDPVPGPWDDCFGMPDGVDVKLTWPEQLELTVRSRGEWVVVYDEQDEAVCVEPQSGPPNGLNTAPRLVTPIDPLEITTTWSWTRL; from the coding sequence GTGAGCAGGAGCGAAGAGAACGTCAGGCTGACCGTCGGCGAAGCCGAGTTGACCATCGACCCGCTGCACGGCTGCCGGATCAGCAGCCTGCGGATCGGGTCCACCGAACTGCTCCGCCAGGGCGAGCGGTACGGCTGCTTCCCTATGGTCCCCTGGTGCGGGCGCACCGGGTACGGACAGTTCCGCAACGGTGACGTGCTCCACGAACTGCCGCTCAACTCCCCGCCGCACGCCATCCACGGCACCGGCCGGGACACCTCCTGGCGGCCGGCGTACACGGCCGCCGGGCTGGCCGAGGGCCGGGCCGCCTTCTCCTACGACCTCGCCGACCCCTGGCCGTACGAGGGCCGGGTGACGCAGACCTTCGAGCTGACCGGGGACTCCCTGACGCTCGGTCTCGCCGTCGAGACGTACGGCGACTCCTTCCCCGCGCAGGCGGGCTGGCACCCCTGGTTCCACCGCAACCTCGGCGGCCAGGACGCCCAGCTCTCCTTCGAGCCCGGCTGGCAGGAGGAGCGGGGCGCGGACCACCTGCCGACCGGGAAGCGCATCGACCCCGTACCCGGACCGTGGGACGACTGCTTCGGCATGCCGGACGGCGTGGACGTGAAGCTCACCTGGCCGGAGCAGCTGGAGCTGACGGTCAGGAGCCGCGGTGAGTGGGTGGTGGTCTACGACGAGCAGGACGAGGCGGTGTGCGTGGAGCCGCAGTCCGGACCGCCGAACGGGCTGAACACCGCGCCCCGGCTGGTGACCCCGATCGACCCGCTGGAGATCACGACGACCTGGAGCTGGACACGGCTCTGA
- the pyrE gene encoding orotate phosphoribosyltransferase gives MTDVRADLLQQIKDKAVVHGKVTLSSGLEADWYIDLRRITLDGQAAPLVGQVMLDATAELDYDCVGGLTLGADPVATSMLHASAARGKSLDAFVVRKAQKAHGMQRRIEGTDVKGRRCLVVEDTSTTGGSPLTAVEAVREAGGEVVAVAVIVERGAAPAIAEAGLPYVHVYSVADLDLA, from the coding sequence ATGACTGACGTACGCGCTGACCTGCTCCAGCAGATCAAGGACAAGGCCGTGGTGCACGGCAAGGTGACCCTCTCCTCGGGCCTGGAAGCCGACTGGTACATCGACCTGCGCCGGATCACGCTGGACGGCCAGGCCGCGCCGCTGGTCGGCCAGGTCATGCTCGACGCCACCGCCGAGCTGGACTACGACTGCGTCGGCGGGCTGACGCTCGGTGCCGACCCGGTCGCCACCTCGATGCTGCACGCCTCCGCCGCCCGCGGTAAGAGCCTGGACGCGTTCGTCGTCCGCAAGGCGCAGAAGGCGCACGGGATGCAGCGCCGGATCGAGGGCACCGACGTGAAGGGCCGCCGCTGCCTGGTCGTCGAGGACACCTCGACGACGGGCGGTTCGCCGCTGACCGCCGTCGAGGCGGTGCGCGAGGCGGGCGGCGAGGTCGTCGCCGTCGCCGTGATCGTCGAGCGCGGGGCCGCCCCGGCCATCGCGGAGGCGGGCCTGCCGTACGTGCACGTCTACTCGGTGGCCGACCTCGATCTGGCCTGA
- the fbaA gene encoding class II fructose-bisphosphate aldolase yields MPIATPEAYAEMLDRAKAGKFAYPAINVTSSQTLHAALRGFAEAESDGIVQISTGGAEFLGGQYNKDMVTGAVALAEFAHIVAAKYDVTIALHTDHCPKDKLDGYVRPLLDISAERVAKGLNPLFQSHMWDGSAETLADNLAIGQELLAKAAAAKIILEVEITPTGGEEDGVTHEINDELYTTVEDALRTAEALGLGEKGRYLLAASFGNVHGVYKPGNVVLRPELLKDLQAGVSEKYGKPAGSQPFDFVFHGGSGSTAEEIATALENGVVKMNLDTDTQYAFTRPVADHMFRNYDGVLKVDGEVGNKKTYDPRTWGKLAEAGMAARVTEACANLRSTGTKLK; encoded by the coding sequence ATGCCCATCGCAACCCCCGAGGCTTACGCCGAGATGCTCGACCGGGCCAAGGCGGGCAAGTTCGCCTACCCGGCCATCAACGTGACCTCGTCCCAGACCCTGCACGCGGCCCTGCGCGGTTTCGCGGAGGCCGAGAGCGACGGCATCGTCCAGATCTCCACCGGCGGTGCGGAGTTCCTGGGCGGCCAGTACAACAAGGACATGGTCACGGGCGCGGTCGCCCTGGCCGAGTTCGCGCACATCGTCGCCGCGAAGTACGACGTCACCATCGCGCTGCACACCGACCACTGCCCCAAGGACAAGCTGGACGGGTACGTACGTCCGCTGCTCGACATCTCCGCCGAGCGCGTCGCCAAGGGCCTGAACCCGCTGTTCCAGTCCCACATGTGGGACGGCTCGGCCGAGACCCTCGCCGACAACCTGGCCATCGGCCAGGAGCTGCTGGCCAAGGCCGCCGCCGCCAAGATCATCCTTGAGGTCGAGATCACCCCGACCGGCGGCGAGGAGGACGGCGTCACGCACGAGATCAACGACGAGCTGTACACGACCGTCGAGGACGCGCTGCGCACCGCCGAGGCCCTGGGCCTGGGCGAGAAGGGCCGCTACCTGCTGGCCGCCTCCTTCGGCAACGTCCACGGCGTCTACAAGCCGGGCAACGTCGTGCTCCGTCCCGAGCTGCTCAAGGACCTCCAGGCAGGCGTCTCCGAGAAGTACGGCAAGCCGGCCGGCAGCCAGCCGTTCGACTTCGTCTTCCACGGCGGCTCCGGCTCCACCGCCGAGGAGATCGCCACCGCGCTGGAGAACGGCGTCGTGAAGATGAACCTCGACACCGACACCCAGTACGCCTTCACCCGCCCGGTCGCGGACCACATGTTCCGCAACTACGACGGTGTCCTGAAGGTCGACGGCGAGGTCGGCAACAAGAAGACCTACGACCCCCGCACCTGGGGCAAGCTCGCCGAGGCCGGTATGGCCGCGCGCGTCACCGAGGCGTGCGCGAACCTGCGCTCCACCGGCACGAAGCTGAAGTAA
- a CDS encoding MalY/PatB family protein: MASAPYDFDTVVDRRGTWCVQWDGVADRFGADGLLPFTISDMDFATAPEVLAALRARVDHGVFGYTTWQQDDFRSAIAHWYATRYGTAIDTGQLVYGPSVLSQLSQLLQMWTAEGDGVVVHTPTYDGFRKAVTGLGRELRGVPVGDEEALERELARPDAKALVLCSPHNPTGRVWTAGELARTAELAERHGVAVISDEIHADFVHEGGVGRVHVPWTRVAGGGRWALVTSGSKAFNFPALTGSYGFIGDAGDRTEFLRRMETAEGLASPAVLSLTAHIAAYREGAAWLDAVRAYTAGNLAYVARRLGDALPELGWTPPEAGYLAWIDLRPLGVDDEALQRVLVERERVAIMGGAVYGAPGFLRLNVGCPREKAVLGVEALVRAVEALR; this comes from the coding sequence GTGGCGAGCGCGCCCTACGATTTCGACACCGTCGTCGACCGCCGGGGCACCTGGTGCGTCCAGTGGGACGGGGTCGCCGACCGCTTCGGGGCCGACGGCCTGCTGCCGTTCACCATCTCCGACATGGACTTCGCCACCGCCCCCGAGGTGCTGGCCGCGCTCCGGGCGCGCGTGGACCACGGGGTGTTCGGCTACACCACCTGGCAGCAGGACGACTTCCGTTCCGCGATAGCCCACTGGTACGCCACCCGGTACGGCACCGCGATCGACACCGGGCAGCTGGTCTACGGCCCGTCCGTCCTCAGCCAGCTCTCCCAGCTCCTCCAGATGTGGACGGCCGAGGGCGACGGCGTGGTCGTCCACACCCCCACGTACGACGGCTTCCGCAAGGCGGTCACCGGGCTCGGGCGCGAGCTGCGCGGGGTGCCGGTGGGGGACGAGGAGGCGCTGGAGCGGGAGCTGGCCCGGCCGGACGCGAAGGCGCTGGTGCTGTGCTCGCCCCACAACCCCACCGGCCGGGTGTGGACGGCGGGTGAGCTGGCCCGCACGGCGGAGCTGGCCGAGCGGCACGGGGTCGCCGTGATCAGCGACGAGATCCACGCGGACTTCGTGCACGAGGGAGGCGTCGGGCGCGTCCACGTTCCGTGGACGCGGGTGGCGGGCGGCGGGCGCTGGGCGCTCGTCACCTCAGGCTCGAAGGCGTTCAACTTCCCGGCGCTGACCGGGTCGTACGGGTTCATCGGAGACGCCGGGGACCGGACGGAGTTCCTGCGGCGGATGGAGACGGCGGAGGGCCTGGCGTCGCCCGCCGTCCTGTCGTTGACCGCGCACATCGCCGCGTACCGGGAGGGTGCGGCGTGGCTGGACGCGGTCCGCGCGTACACGGCGGGGAACCTGGCGTACGTCGCGCGGCGGCTGGGCGACGCCCTGCCCGAGCTGGGGTGGACGCCGCCCGAGGCCGGCTACCTGGCGTGGATCGACCTGCGTCCGCTGGGTGTGGACGACGAGGCGTTGCAGCGGGTGCTGGTGGAGCGGGAACGGGTGGCAATCATGGGGGGCGCGGTCTACGGGGCGCCCGGCTTCCTCCGGCTGAACGTGGGGTGCCCGCGGGAGAAGGCGGTGCTGGGGGTGGAGGCGCTGGTGCGGGCGGTGGAGGCCCTGCGCTGA
- a CDS encoding DUF3151 domain-containing protein: MSIHENLLGGPAPTHLPDDPEPRELLAAGTPPAEVAAKYPTSSLAWAQLADEAFEGGRVVESYAYARTGYHRGLDSLRRAGWKGHGPVPFEHEPNRGFLRALHALARAAGAIGETQEHERCTTFLRDSSPTAADILG; encoded by the coding sequence ATGTCCATCCACGAGAACCTGCTCGGGGGCCCCGCCCCGACCCACCTGCCCGACGACCCCGAGCCGCGCGAGCTGCTGGCGGCCGGAACCCCGCCCGCCGAGGTCGCCGCGAAGTACCCCACCTCCTCGCTCGCCTGGGCGCAGCTCGCCGACGAGGCGTTCGAGGGCGGCCGGGTCGTCGAGTCGTACGCGTACGCCCGTACCGGCTACCACCGCGGCCTCGACTCCCTGCGCCGGGCCGGCTGGAAGGGCCACGGCCCCGTCCCGTTCGAGCACGAGCCGAACCGCGGCTTCCTGCGCGCCCTGCACGCCCTCGCGCGGGCGGCCGGGGCGATCGGGGAGACCCAGGAGCACGAGCGCTGCACGACGTTCCTGCGCGACTCCTCGCCGACCGCCGCCGACATCCTGGGCTGA
- a CDS encoding tryptophan 2,3-dioxygenase family protein: MSTNHPDPEATGADTPYLDFAGTTPYEDYVQADVLTHLQHLRSEDPGEMVFLVTTQVMELWFTVIVHEWETATRALREDRIPVARDALKRSLRELEALNESWRPLAGLTPAQFNSYRGSLGEGSGFQSAMYRRMEFLLGDKSASMLVPHRGAPRVHAELEKALAEPSLYDETLALLARRGYAIPESVITRDLTRRYEPSPEVEAVWAEIYASDDQNDELVRLGELLTDVGELVWRWRNDHLVATRRAMGSKTGTGGSAGVAWLEKRATKNVFPELWTARSHV, from the coding sequence ATGTCGACCAACCACCCCGACCCCGAAGCCACCGGTGCGGACACCCCGTACCTGGACTTCGCGGGAACGACTCCGTACGAGGACTATGTCCAGGCGGACGTTCTGACCCACCTCCAGCACCTCCGCTCGGAGGATCCCGGCGAGATGGTCTTCCTGGTCACCACCCAGGTCATGGAGTTGTGGTTCACGGTCATCGTCCATGAGTGGGAGACCGCCACCCGCGCCCTGCGCGAGGACCGCATACCCGTCGCGCGCGACGCCCTGAAGCGGTCGCTGCGCGAGCTGGAGGCGCTGAACGAGTCCTGGCGGCCGCTGGCCGGGCTCACTCCCGCCCAGTTCAACTCCTACCGGGGCTCCCTCGGTGAGGGGTCCGGGTTCCAGTCCGCGATGTACCGGCGGATGGAGTTCCTGCTCGGCGACAAGTCCGCCTCCATGCTGGTGCCGCACCGGGGCGCGCCCCGGGTGCACGCCGAGTTGGAGAAGGCGCTCGCGGAGCCCAGCCTGTACGACGAGACCCTCGCGCTGCTGGCCCGGCGCGGGTACGCGATCCCCGAGTCGGTGATCACACGGGACCTGACCCGGCGGTACGAGCCCTCGCCCGAGGTCGAGGCCGTGTGGGCGGAGATCTACGCCTCCGACGACCAGAACGACGAGCTGGTGCGCCTCGGCGAGCTGCTGACCGACGTCGGCGAGCTGGTGTGGCGCTGGCGCAACGACCACCTCGTCGCCACCCGGCGCGCGATGGGCTCCAAGACCGGTACCGGCGGTTCCGCCGGGGTGGCCTGGCTGGAGAAGCGCGCCACGAAGAACGTGTTCCCCGAGCTGTGGACGGCGCGCAGCCATGTCTGA
- a CDS encoding S9 family peptidase, translating to MTDSPGSPDSAARERDAAESASAFAHPAVAPDRTAAYGDHPDQVVDFYAPRDGRTGAPLVVLLHGGAWRAPYDRAHLSPLADFLARRGFAVASVEYRRGGDDIPRQRVGEEPRPGSTDPVAGRWPETFDDVAAALDAMPALASRELPGADARRIVVSGHSAGGHLALWAAARHVLPEGSPWRLPAPPPLRGVVALAPIADFATAVELGVCGGAVTQLLGGEGEFAERVAHADPGALLPTGIATVIVHGVEDIVVPRAVSEAYVDAAARFGETVGLTLLGGAGHFPLIDPAADACAVVAEEITQLAW from the coding sequence ATGACGGATTCCCCGGGTTCCCCGGACTCTGCCGCGCGCGAGCGGGACGCGGCCGAGAGCGCGTCGGCGTTCGCCCACCCCGCCGTCGCCCCCGACCGGACGGCCGCCTACGGGGACCACCCCGACCAGGTCGTCGACTTCTACGCCCCGCGCGACGGCCGCACCGGGGCCCCGCTCGTCGTCCTCCTGCACGGCGGCGCCTGGCGGGCCCCCTACGACCGGGCTCATCTCTCCCCGCTCGCGGACTTCCTGGCCCGCCGGGGCTTCGCCGTGGCGAGCGTGGAGTACCGGCGCGGCGGCGACGACATCCCTCGGCAGCGCGTCGGCGAGGAGCCCCGGCCGGGGAGCACCGACCCCGTCGCGGGGCGCTGGCCGGAGACCTTCGACGACGTGGCCGCCGCCCTGGACGCGATGCCCGCCCTGGCCTCCCGCGAGCTGCCGGGCGCCGATGCGCGGCGGATCGTGGTCTCCGGGCACTCGGCGGGGGGACACCTCGCGCTGTGGGCGGCGGCGCGGCACGTGCTGCCCGAGGGGTCGCCGTGGCGGCTGCCCGCCCCGCCGCCGCTGCGCGGGGTCGTCGCGCTGGCCCCGATCGCGGACTTCGCCACGGCGGTCGAGCTGGGGGTGTGCGGCGGAGCGGTCACCCAACTTCTGGGCGGAGAGGGCGAGTTCGCCGAGCGGGTGGCCCACGCCGACCCCGGAGCGCTGCTGCCGACCGGGATCGCCACCGTGATCGTGCACGGTGTCGAGGACATCGTCGTACCCCGCGCCGTGTCCGAGGCGTACGTGGACGCGGCGGCCCGGTTCGGCGAGACGGTCGGGCTGACGCTGCTCGGCGGCGCCGGGCACTTCCCGCTGATCGACCCGGCCGCCGACGCCTGCGCGGTCGTGGCCGAGGAGATCACCCAGCTTGCCTGGTAG
- a CDS encoding sensor histidine kinase has protein sequence MTETQTKTSSPEFRAAAGAIDGLRNDLLRDVLAYRPLPPLNPDGRLIRRLPEGARKAAVWTPHALVLFAAFLVMMAGFTEWEYRLLMGLVPAIPVVMTLVRPVAAFWAALLATVFCGVLGSDGLWGPGAFLAQIVVMVVVAARTRPRTAAWMWLLTLLFGMLLEGGDPSITAPVAVLSAFALLVVAVVQIRRDAEREVTVQRTVTAVERDRRTLLEERTTIARELHDVVAHHMSVVAIQAEAAPYRVENPPPELEQAFVTIRENAVAALTELRRVLGVVRAEDYEAPDAPQPTLAVLDGLLDNVRETGLETEKVITGAVRELPQGVELSAYRIVQEALSNSLRHAPGASARVELSYVLGGLGLRVVNGPPRGLVKPSPGAGHGITGMRERVAMLNGEMTAGATADGGYEIAVFLPVPLSDLPEPRGTAGGDADTVVVERDGRA, from the coding sequence GTGACCGAGACCCAGACGAAGACCAGCAGCCCGGAGTTCCGGGCCGCCGCAGGGGCGATCGACGGCCTGCGGAACGATCTCCTGCGCGATGTGCTCGCCTACCGGCCGCTGCCGCCGCTGAACCCTGACGGCCGGCTGATACGGCGGCTGCCCGAGGGCGCGCGGAAGGCCGCCGTCTGGACCCCGCACGCGCTGGTGCTGTTCGCCGCCTTCCTCGTGATGATGGCCGGGTTCACCGAGTGGGAGTACCGCCTGCTGATGGGGCTGGTGCCCGCGATCCCGGTCGTGATGACCCTCGTGCGGCCGGTCGCCGCGTTCTGGGCCGCCCTGCTGGCGACCGTCTTCTGCGGTGTGCTGGGCAGCGACGGGCTGTGGGGGCCGGGCGCTTTCCTGGCCCAGATCGTGGTCATGGTGGTCGTGGCCGCCCGGACCCGGCCCCGTACGGCCGCCTGGATGTGGCTGCTGACGCTGCTGTTCGGGATGCTCCTGGAGGGCGGCGACCCGAGCATCACCGCGCCCGTGGCCGTCCTCTCGGCCTTCGCGCTGCTCGTCGTCGCCGTGGTGCAGATCCGGCGCGACGCCGAGCGCGAGGTCACCGTGCAGCGCACCGTCACCGCTGTCGAGCGCGACCGGCGGACCCTGCTGGAGGAACGCACCACCATCGCCAGGGAGCTGCACGACGTGGTGGCCCACCACATGTCGGTCGTCGCGATCCAGGCCGAGGCCGCCCCGTACCGGGTGGAGAACCCGCCGCCGGAGCTGGAGCAGGCGTTCGTCACCATCCGGGAGAACGCGGTGGCCGCCCTCACCGAGCTGCGCCGCGTGCTCGGGGTCGTCCGGGCGGAGGACTACGAGGCGCCGGACGCACCGCAGCCCACCCTCGCCGTGCTCGACGGGTTGCTGGACAACGTCCGCGAGACCGGCCTGGAGACGGAGAAGGTGATCACCGGTGCCGTCCGCGAGCTGCCTCAGGGCGTCGAGCTGTCGGCGTACCGGATCGTCCAGGAGGCCCTGAGCAACAGCCTGCGGCACGCGCCTGGCGCCTCCGCGCGGGTGGAGCTGAGCTACGTCCTCGGCGGCCTGGGACTGCGCGTGGTCAACGGGCCCCCGCGGGGCCTGGTCAAGCCTTCGCCCGGTGCCGGCCACGGGATCACCGGGATGCGGGAGCGGGTGGCGATGCTGAACGGCGAGATGACGGCCGGAGCGACGGCGGACGGCGGGTACGAGATCGCGGTGTTCCTCCCCGTACCGCTGTCGGACCTGCCGGAGCCCCGTGGGACGGCCGGCGGCGACGCCGACACGGTCGTCGTCGAACGGGACGGCCGGGCATGA
- a CDS encoding response regulator transcription factor, whose product MSDTDIRVLIVDDQMMVREGFSVLLNAMPGITVVGEALDGRQALDQVAALRPDVVLMDIRMPEMNGIEATREIVARDADAKVLVLTTFDLDEYVYQALRAGASGFLLKDASARQLADGVRVVASGDALLAPTVTRRLINEFSKLAEAPRPPALARIGDLTERETEVLVLIAQGLSNGEIASHLIVAESTIKTHVSRVLVKLGLRDRTQAAVFAYEARLVTPG is encoded by the coding sequence ATGAGCGACACCGACATCCGGGTCCTGATCGTCGACGACCAGATGATGGTCCGCGAGGGGTTCTCGGTCCTGCTCAACGCGATGCCGGGCATCACGGTGGTGGGCGAGGCGCTGGACGGCCGGCAGGCGCTCGACCAGGTCGCCGCACTGCGCCCCGACGTCGTCCTGATGGACATCCGCATGCCGGAGATGAACGGCATCGAGGCGACCCGCGAGATCGTGGCTCGGGACGCCGACGCGAAGGTCCTGGTCCTGACGACGTTCGACCTCGACGAGTACGTCTACCAGGCGCTGCGGGCCGGGGCCTCGGGCTTCCTGCTCAAGGACGCCTCGGCCCGCCAGCTCGCGGACGGGGTGCGGGTGGTCGCCTCGGGCGATGCGCTGCTCGCCCCGACGGTGACCCGGCGGCTGATCAACGAGTTCTCCAAGCTCGCGGAGGCCCCGCGACCGCCCGCACTCGCCCGGATCGGGGACCTCACCGAGCGCGAGACGGAGGTGCTGGTCCTCATCGCGCAGGGGCTCTCCAACGGGGAGATCGCCTCGCACCTGATCGTCGCCGAGTCCACGATCAAGACGCACGTCAGCCGCGTCCTGGTGAAGCTGGGGCTGCGCGACCGGACCCAGGCGGCGGTGTTCGCGTACGAGGCGCGGCTGGTCACTCCGGGGTAG
- a CDS encoding cytochrome P450: MHVSFDPWSPAFVADPYPAYAALRAAGRAHRFEPTGQWLIPHHSDVSALLRDRRLGRTYLHRFSHEEFGRTPPPAAHEPFTTLNGQGILDLEAPDHPRIRRLVSRAFTPRTVENLAPTVRRLAAGLVDAFVAEGGGDLLAEIAEPLPVAVIAEMLGVPEADRGLLRPWSAAICGMFELNPSEETAAAAVRASVDFSAYLRGLIAERRADPGDDLISALIAAHDEGERLTEQEMVSTCVLLLNAGHEATVNTTAGGWRTLFHHPEQLAALRADPTLLPTAIEELLRYDTPLQMFERWVLDDIEIDGQVIRRGEEVALLFGSANRDPERFARPDTLDLSRTDNPHLTFGAGIHFCLGAPLARLELTASFGELLRKAPALRMTAEPAWQPGYVIRGLKELLVEV, from the coding sequence ATGCACGTCTCCTTCGATCCCTGGTCGCCCGCGTTCGTCGCCGATCCCTACCCCGCCTACGCCGCTCTGCGGGCCGCGGGCCGGGCGCACCGGTTCGAGCCGACGGGGCAGTGGCTGATCCCGCACCACTCCGACGTATCGGCCCTGCTGCGGGACCGGCGGCTCGGCCGGACGTATCTGCACCGCTTCAGCCACGAGGAGTTCGGCCGCACCCCGCCGCCCGCCGCGCACGAGCCGTTCACCACGCTCAACGGGCAGGGCATTCTCGATCTGGAGGCCCCCGACCACCCCCGTATCCGGCGGCTGGTCTCCCGCGCGTTCACCCCGCGTACGGTCGAGAACCTGGCCCCGACCGTACGGCGGCTGGCGGCCGGCCTGGTCGACGCGTTCGTGGCCGAGGGAGGCGGGGACCTGCTGGCGGAGATCGCGGAGCCGCTGCCGGTCGCGGTGATCGCGGAGATGCTGGGCGTCCCGGAGGCCGACCGGGGGCTGTTGCGGCCCTGGTCGGCGGCGATCTGCGGGATGTTCGAGCTGAACCCCTCGGAGGAGACGGCGGCGGCCGCCGTACGCGCCTCCGTCGACTTCTCCGCCTATCTGCGCGGCCTCATCGCCGAGCGGCGCGCCGACCCCGGAGACGACCTGATCTCGGCGCTCATCGCCGCCCACGACGAGGGCGAGCGGCTGACCGAGCAGGAGATGGTCTCGACCTGTGTGCTGTTGCTGAACGCGGGCCACGAGGCGACGGTCAACACCACCGCCGGCGGCTGGCGCACCCTCTTCCACCACCCGGAGCAACTGGCCGCGCTGCGCGCCGATCCCACGCTGCTGCCCACCGCGATCGAGGAACTGCTCCGCTACGACACCCCGTTGCAGATGTTCGAACGCTGGGTGCTGGACGACATCGAGATCGACGGCCAGGTGATCCGGCGGGGCGAGGAGGTGGCGCTGCTGTTCGGCTCGGCCAACCGGGACCCGGAGCGGTTCGCGCGCCCGGACACCCTGGACCTGTCGCGTACGGACAACCCGCACCTCACCTTCGGCGCGGGCATCCACTTCTGCCTGGGCGCCCCGCTGGCCCGGCTGGAGCTGACCGCCTCCTTCGGGGAGCTGCTGCGCAAGGCGCCCGCACTGCGGATGACGGCGGAGCCCGCGTGGCAGCCGGGGTACGTGATCCGGGGGCTGAAGGAGCTGCTGGTGGAGGTGTGA
- a CDS encoding DUF1876 domain-containing protein gives MTRIAVGWHIDLAFEEDSHRTRAAALVRLSDGTEVRAHGYAGRHPSDADQQRVGEEIAGARALNELAMKLLTKAHDEIDEASGRSSYPLT, from the coding sequence ATGACCAGGATCGCTGTCGGATGGCACATCGACCTCGCATTCGAGGAGGACTCCCACCGCACCCGTGCGGCGGCGCTCGTCCGCCTCTCCGACGGAACGGAGGTACGCGCCCACGGCTACGCCGGCCGCCACCCGTCGGACGCCGACCAGCAGCGGGTCGGCGAGGAGATCGCGGGGGCCAGGGCGCTCAACGAACTGGCGATGAAGCTGCTGACCAAGGCGCACGACGAGATCGACGAGGCGTCGGGCCGCTCGTCCTACCCACTGACGTAA